TTCAGGCGCCAACCGGCGGGCGCCGCCCCTGCCAGGGACGTGCCGCCTCGAGTTGAGCCGCCAACCTGAACAGAGTCGCTTCGTCGCCGAACCTGGCTATGAAATGCACCCCTATGGGCAGTCCGTCCGCGTTCCAGTACAGCGGCACGCTCATGGCGGGTAGCCCGGTGATGTTGCATATGGGGGTGAAGGGGACGAAGCTCGCCGCCCGGACGATGCCGTAGAGGGGGTTTTCAGGCGGCGACTCGAAGGTCCCGAGGGGAAGTGGCGGCTCGGCGAGGGTAGGTGTCAGGTAGAGGTCGTAGGCGTCCACCTGCCTGGCGATATCGCGCGTAACCCCCTGCAGGCCGCTCACTGCCTGCAGGTAACTGGAGGCGCTGACCCCTCGACCCATCTCGATCAGGGCCCAGGTGAGCGGCTCGAAATCATCCGCGGTGGGGGCCCGCCCGGTGAGCGCGGCCAGGGTGTCGGCCATCCATGCCTGCCCCGTCGACCACAGGGTCATGAACAACGGGGTCAACTCCTCCACGCTCACCCGCAGCGGCCTCTCTTCCACCTCGTGCCCCAGCTCGGAGCAGAGCATAGCCGCGTCCTCCACCGCCTTGACGCAGTCCTCGTGAGTTACCGCCCCCTCCGCCTCGCTGGTGAAGGCGATGCGCAACCGGCCGGGGTCCGCCCCGACCTCAGCCAGGAATGGACGCGCGGGCGGCGGCGCCCAGTATGGGTCGCCCAGGTCGGGGCCGGAGGTGGCGTCGAGAAGGGCGGCGCTGTCCCGCACCGAGCGGGTTACGGCATGCTCGACGATGAGCCCGTTCAGGGCATCTCCCAGCGCGGGGCCCATGGGATTGCGCGCCCGGGTGGGTTTGAGCCCGAAGATGCCGCAGCAAGAGGCGGGGATGCGGATGGACCCGCCGCCATCATTTGCATGGGCCATGGGCACCATGCCGGAAGCCACCGCCGCGGCCGAGCCGCCGCTGGACCCCCCCGTGGTCACGCCGGTGTTCCAGGGATTGCGGGAGGGGCCGAAGAGGTGTGGCTCGGTGGTGGGCAGGATACCGAACTCGGGGGAGTTGGTCTTGCCCAGGATGATCAGGCCGGCTTTCTTCTGCCGCACCACCAGTTCGCTGTCGAATCCGGGTACCAGGTCACGGGCGAAAGCCGAACCCCAGCACATGCGCACGCCGCTGCAGGAGGCCATGAGGTCCTTGAGCAGGAAGGGCACACCAGCGAAGGGGCCTGGAGGGATATCCCTCGAAGCCGCTTCTCGCGCCAGCTCGTACATGGGAGTAATGACCGCGTTGAGCTGGGGGTTCAGGCTCTCGATGCGTGCGATGGCCCCGTCCACCAGCTCGATGGGCTTGACCTGTCCGGAGCGTACCAGTTCAGCCAGGGCGGTGGCGTCGAGCCAGGCCGTATCCTCTGTTATTCCCATGATCCTCCCCCTTTCGTCAGGCACCCGAAACCGCTATACATACTCTAGTACCAATGATGCCGCGCCACAAACGGTGGCGCCCGCGTCCCGCCGCCCGGATAAAGGCCGTAAAAGGATAGTAGCCCCACCGGAGGGAATAATGATACGGAGGGCGCGCGCCTCGCGGCGGCGGCCATAGCGGCGGCTGGACCTTTGAAGAAGGAGCAAGCTTATGTTCTGCGAGAATTGCGGTAAAGAGATCCCGGACGACAGCGAATTTTGCGGTTTCTGTGGAGCCGGCGCTTCGGCTGCGGCGGGCGCGGCGGCGGCAGCGGCAGTGCCGCAGGGACCACCGCCGCCACCTCCTCCTCCTCCATCACCGCCATCCTATGAACCGCCGCCCCCGCCGCCTCCGGCTGGAGGCGCCACCCCTCCCATGGGTACCGGTGCGCCGCCGGTGCAGTACGGCCCACAGCCCCCGAAGAAATCGTCCATGCCCTGGGTATTAGGGATACTGGGTACGCTGGTGGTGGGAGGAGTCATCGTAGTGCTGCTGCTCGGCTTCGCGGTGGGCCCGAAGTGGTTCGTCGGCGATGAGGACGGCGGAGGTGGCACAGCAGCCGGGAGCCCGGAGCAGATAGTGGAGGACTTCTTCGAATCCCTGGAGAAGCAGGACGCCAAGATGCTGCTGGGGACCATGCCGCCCGAGTTCGTGGACGGCATCAAGGAAGCGCTGGGCGACGACTATATCGACCTCATGGAGGAATACTTCTTCGACTACTTCCCCGAGGACCTGAAGATCGATATCGAGAAGATGGAGAGCGAGATAGACGGGGACACGGCCGAGGTGACCATCGTCGAGGGCACCATGTCCTATACCGACGAATACGGCGATAAGGTCAGCCAGGACGCCGCCGACGCGGATATGGACGCTTTCGAGCTGGTCAAGATCGGCGGCAAATGGTATCTCTCCGAGGACACCCTCATCGATATGGGCTTCGACTTCAGCGACATCGAAGACAGCGGCATGATGGACGACGGTACGACGGACGGGGACTACGATACCGGGCTGGTCGAACTGCCTGTTGACACGGAGGACGAGGTCCTCACCCTGATCATGGAGGAAGACGAGATCTGGGACTGGTACATGGAGACCGACCTGCCCGATTACGAGATCGAGGATCAGGGCGACACCTGGTTCGTCTACCTCTTCGAGGTGGACGAAGACGGCGCCGAGATACCGTTCGGCACGTACGTGGTCGACAAGGAGACGGGAGAGGTAGTCGCGGCAGCCGGATAGGGCTTCGCGCTCAGGCGGACTCCTCCTGCAGGGAGCACCTGCCCTGCAGCATGCTCACTGATTCCCTGATGATGCGGGAGACGTGCATCTGGGATATCTTCAGTTCGCGGGCGATCTTCGTCTGCGTCCATCCCTTGTTCAGCCGGAGGTCCATGACCTGGTGGTGGCGTGGGGGGAGGCTGGCCAGTGCTTTTTCGATGTCCAGCTCCTTTTCGACCTCCTCGAATGCGGGGTCGCAGGCGCCGATGAAGAGGCTCAGCGGGGCCTCTTCCTGGCCGTCCCCCATGGTGCTGTCCAGGGAGAAGACGTTGGTATAGTGCTGGGCCGCCAGGGCTTCTATGATGTCCTCTTCGCTGACACCCAGCCGCTTCGCTAACCTTGCGATATCTGGCTCCCTGCCTTCCTCGTCCATGAAGCGGCGGGTCTCGGAGTTGATGCGCTGCCTGAGGTCGCGCAGGGGCCTGGGCAGGCGGATGATCTCCAGGTGGTCGCGGTAATGCTTCTTCAGCTCGCCCTCCATGGTCGGATAGGCAAAGGTGATGAAGGAGACCCCCCTGCCGGGATCGAACCGCCGCAACGCCTTCATCAGCCCCAGGGCCGCCAGCTGATAGGCATCCTCGTAGGGTAGCCGCTCGGAGTGGTACTTGTGGGCGAAACGGTGCAGCAGGTCCTGGTAGCGGTCGAAGAAGCTCTGCATCGCCTCCGCGTCATCGCCGGAGTTGATACGTTCCAGGAGGTCGATCTCGGTCGCGCTCAAGCCTTTTCTCTCCATGTTTCTTTATACCTCCGGAGTCCAGGGGTCAATCGTCCCTCGTCACCATTTCCGTTCCTGCCCGGGGCAGTCGGACAGGTCTAAAGGGACCCGCAAGGGGCGCGGCTTCACCGGGCGAGTTGGCGGGGGATATATACCTCTCTCCTAACCTCTCTCGTCCCCTCAGGATCGATGTGCAGCCGTCCGGAACGCCCACACCGGGAGCAGAACAGGGCTCCCCTTACCAGCCTCGTGCCGCATAGGGGACAGACCGTTCCCGCGCTGGAAAGAAGCGTGCCCAACTCAGACCTATGCCTCATCTCGCACCCCTTGCATACGGATCCCTGTATCCTAGGCATGAGCTTATATGCCCATGAGCCCGGGGGGTATCAGCGACGTTCTCCTCGGGGCGTGGGATAAGGTTATCTATGCCTGTAAGTATTTTTCCTACAGAATGAGTGCCGGGAAGGGCTTTTCCTCAGTCGATGAGTCCGTTCTTGATGGCGTAATAGGTCATCTCGGCGTTGTTTTCCATTCCCATCTTCTCCAGCACGCGCGCGCGGTATG
This window of the Actinomycetota bacterium genome carries:
- a CDS encoding amidase is translated as MGITEDTAWLDATALAELVRSGQVKPIELVDGAIARIESLNPQLNAVITPMYELAREAASRDIPPGPFAGVPFLLKDLMASCSGVRMCWGSAFARDLVPGFDSELVVRQKKAGLIILGKTNSPEFGILPTTEPHLFGPSRNPWNTGVTTGGSSGGSAAAVASGMVPMAHANDGGGSIRIPASCCGIFGLKPTRARNPMGPALGDALNGLIVEHAVTRSVRDSAALLDATSGPDLGDPYWAPPPARPFLAEVGADPGRLRIAFTSEAEGAVTHEDCVKAVEDAAMLCSELGHEVEERPLRVSVEELTPLFMTLWSTGQAWMADTLAALTGRAPTADDFEPLTWALIEMGRGVSASSYLQAVSGLQGVTRDIARQVDAYDLYLTPTLAEPPLPLGTFESPPENPLYGIVRAASFVPFTPICNITGLPAMSVPLYWNADGLPIGVHFIARFGDEATLFRLAAQLEAARPWQGRRPPVGA
- a CDS encoding sigma-70 family RNA polymerase sigma factor; protein product: MERKGLSATEIDLLERINSGDDAEAMQSFFDRYQDLLHRFAHKYHSERLPYEDAYQLAALGLMKALRRFDPGRGVSFITFAYPTMEGELKKHYRDHLEIIRLPRPLRDLRQRINSETRRFMDEEGREPDIARLAKRLGVSEEDIIEALAAQHYTNVFSLDSTMGDGQEEAPLSLFIGACDPAFEEVEKELDIEKALASLPPRHHQVMDLRLNKGWTQTKIARELKISQMHVSRIIRESVSMLQGRCSLQEESA